In the Leifsonia sp. 466MF genome, one interval contains:
- the deoC gene encoding deoxyribose-phosphate aldolase, with translation MTIETTPPVRTLAPAARAVEVLGGDLTEGSLRRYLNGIPGVDAVGLEQRAAGLGTRSIKTTSKKWALDTVIELIDLTTLEGADTPGKVRSLAAKALTPDPSDPSTPRPAAVCVYGDMVPYAVEALGAAHAGAVRRAGGTGGVNVAAVATAFPSGRASLKVKLADTADAVAAGADEIDMVIDRGAFLSGRYGLVFDEIVAVKEACRREDGTYAHLKVILETGELNTYDNVRRASWLSILAGGDFIKTSTGKVSPAATLPVTLLMLEVVRDWHLLTGEEIGVKPAGGIRSSKDAIKYLVTVAETVGERWLQPHLFRFGASSLLNDVLLQRQKLATGHYSGADYVTID, from the coding sequence GTGACCATCGAGACAACGCCGCCCGTGCGCACCCTCGCACCCGCGGCCCGCGCCGTCGAGGTGCTCGGCGGCGACCTGACGGAGGGATCGCTCCGGCGGTACCTCAACGGCATCCCCGGAGTGGATGCGGTGGGCCTGGAGCAGCGCGCGGCCGGCCTCGGCACGCGCTCCATCAAGACCACCAGCAAGAAGTGGGCTCTCGACACCGTCATCGAGCTGATCGACCTCACCACCCTGGAGGGCGCGGACACCCCCGGCAAGGTGCGGTCGCTCGCGGCCAAGGCGCTCACCCCCGACCCGTCCGACCCGTCCACTCCGCGCCCCGCCGCGGTCTGCGTCTACGGCGACATGGTGCCGTACGCCGTCGAGGCGCTGGGCGCCGCGCACGCCGGCGCCGTCCGCCGGGCCGGAGGCACCGGGGGCGTCAACGTCGCCGCCGTCGCGACCGCCTTCCCGAGCGGACGCGCCTCGCTCAAGGTCAAGCTCGCCGACACCGCGGACGCCGTTGCGGCCGGCGCGGACGAGATCGACATGGTCATCGACCGCGGCGCCTTCCTCTCCGGCCGCTACGGGCTCGTCTTCGACGAGATCGTCGCCGTCAAGGAGGCGTGCCGCCGCGAGGACGGCACCTACGCCCACCTCAAGGTGATCCTGGAGACGGGCGAGCTGAACACGTACGACAACGTGCGCCGCGCCTCCTGGCTGAGCATCCTCGCGGGTGGCGACTTCATCAAGACGTCCACCGGCAAGGTGTCGCCCGCCGCGACGCTTCCGGTGACCCTGCTGATGCTGGAGGTCGTGCGCGACTGGCACCTGCTCACCGGCGAGGAGATCGGCGTCAAGCCGGCCGGCGGCATCCGCTCGTCGAAGGACGCCATCAAGTACCTCGTGACCGTGGCGGAGACGGTCGGCGAGCGGTGGCTGCAGCCGCACCTGTTCCGGTTCGGCGCCTCCAGCCTCCTGAACGACGTGCTCCTGCAGCGCCAGAAGCTGGCCACCGGGCACTACTCCGGCGCCGACTACGTGACGATCGACTGA
- a CDS encoding bifunctional riboflavin kinase/FAD synthetase, translated as MKVFHSVSEVPDGWGPSAITIGKFDGVHTGHRAVIDRLRAVAAGRGLVSTIITFDRNPLEVLAPAKCPPSLVSNAQKLDLLASTGVDATLMVAFDRALAALEPEEFVHHILVDRLHAAAVLVGSDFRFGARGAGDVELLRRLGETYGFTVELIDDVRPEYGRRVSSTWIRELLADGDVAHATQLLGAPPTVRGLVVHGAARGRELGFPTANLSPESEGLIPADGVYAGWLTDAGERYPAAISVGNNPTFEGVPQKQVEAYVLDRELDLYDHTVEVAFVERIRGMVAYTGIEPLIAQIADDVEQARRILGVVPAADADERS; from the coding sequence GTGAAGGTCTTCCATTCCGTCTCGGAGGTTCCCGACGGGTGGGGGCCTAGCGCCATCACCATCGGCAAGTTCGACGGGGTGCACACCGGCCACCGCGCGGTGATCGACCGGTTGCGCGCCGTCGCCGCGGGGCGCGGGCTCGTCTCGACGATCATCACCTTCGACCGCAACCCGCTCGAGGTGCTCGCCCCCGCGAAGTGCCCGCCGTCGCTGGTGAGCAACGCGCAGAAGCTCGACCTGCTCGCGTCGACCGGCGTCGACGCGACCCTCATGGTGGCTTTCGACCGTGCGCTCGCCGCGCTCGAGCCCGAGGAGTTCGTGCACCACATCCTCGTCGACCGGCTGCATGCCGCGGCGGTGCTCGTGGGCAGCGATTTCCGGTTCGGTGCGCGCGGCGCAGGTGACGTCGAGCTGCTGCGCCGGCTCGGCGAGACGTACGGCTTCACCGTCGAGCTCATCGACGACGTGCGGCCGGAGTACGGCCGGCGCGTCTCATCCACCTGGATCCGGGAGCTGCTCGCCGACGGCGACGTCGCGCACGCGACCCAGCTGCTCGGCGCCCCTCCGACCGTGCGCGGGCTCGTGGTGCACGGTGCGGCACGCGGGCGTGAGCTGGGCTTCCCGACCGCTAACCTCTCGCCGGAGTCGGAGGGACTCATCCCCGCCGACGGCGTCTACGCCGGCTGGCTGACCGACGCGGGCGAGCGGTACCCGGCCGCGATCTCGGTCGGCAACAACCCGACCTTCGAGGGCGTCCCCCAGAAGCAGGTGGAGGCGTACGTGCTCGACCGCGAGCTCGACCTCTACGACCACACGGTCGAGGTCGCCTTCGTCGAGCGCATCCGCGGGATGGTCGCGTACACGGGCATCGAGCCGCTCATCGCGCAGATCGCGGACGACGTGGAGCAGGCGCGGCGCATCCTCGGCGTCGTCCCGGCGGCCGACGCCGACGAGCGCTCCTGA
- a CDS encoding ROK family protein: MPTDPSLTAATAPTPYVLAVDFGGTKVEAALVDAEGRLVEGSRHRRPTGRNATVPELEESVGGVVRAAAASLPADAAIIGVGIGSAGPIDRQRGLVSPLNVPHWRDYPMRDFVAGVAAELSLDVPVTLEMDGVAITMAEHWVGAAQGVDNVMGMVISTGIGGGLIVGGRVITGPTGNAGHIGHVEVGDIKGEDTFGNPYALEAMASGPHTVAWARQQGFEGATGEELAAAYVAGDLVAREAIARTGEAVGRAIASATALLDLELVAIGGGFSHSTPDLFDHMRDVIEHHYFPFVRKVRIVPSALSSEGPLIGAAALIHRAALLP, from the coding sequence GTGCCCACAGACCCCTCGCTGACAGCCGCCACCGCCCCCACCCCCTACGTCCTGGCCGTCGACTTCGGCGGAACGAAGGTCGAAGCCGCCCTGGTGGATGCGGAGGGCCGCCTCGTCGAGGGCTCCCGGCACCGCCGTCCGACCGGGCGGAACGCCACCGTCCCGGAGCTCGAGGAGTCGGTCGGCGGCGTCGTACGCGCGGCCGCCGCATCCCTCCCCGCCGACGCCGCCATCATCGGCGTCGGAATCGGCAGTGCTGGCCCGATCGACCGGCAGCGCGGGCTCGTCTCGCCGCTCAACGTGCCGCACTGGCGCGACTACCCGATGCGCGACTTCGTCGCCGGCGTCGCCGCCGAACTCTCCCTCGATGTGCCCGTGACCCTCGAGATGGACGGCGTGGCGATCACCATGGCCGAGCACTGGGTGGGTGCGGCGCAGGGCGTCGACAACGTCATGGGGATGGTCATCTCGACCGGGATCGGCGGCGGGCTCATCGTGGGCGGCCGCGTGATCACCGGTCCGACCGGCAACGCCGGCCACATCGGGCACGTCGAGGTCGGCGACATCAAGGGCGAGGACACGTTCGGCAACCCGTACGCGCTGGAGGCCATGGCGTCCGGGCCGCACACCGTCGCGTGGGCGCGGCAGCAGGGTTTCGAGGGCGCCACCGGCGAGGAGCTGGCGGCGGCGTACGTCGCGGGCGATCTCGTGGCGCGCGAGGCGATCGCCCGCACCGGCGAGGCCGTCGGCCGCGCGATCGCGTCGGCGACCGCACTGCTCGACCTGGAGCTCGTCGCGATCGGCGGAGGCTTCTCGCACTCGACGCCGGACCTCTTCGACCACATGCGCGACGTCATCGAGCACCACTACTTCCCGTTCGTGCGAAAGGTGCGGATCGTCCCGTCCGCCCTCTCCTCCGAGGGTCCGCTCATCGGGGCCGCCGCCCTCATCCACCGCGCCGCCCTCCTCCCGTAA
- a CDS encoding DHA2 family efflux MFS transporter permease subunit: MSAPLTRDAGGTTARSRRIPIWLAIVAASLPMFMATLDNLVVTSALPVIAKDLSASIEELQWVVNAYTLTFATLMLMAVGLGDRLGRRSVFLGGIAIFTLASAAAALSTEPWQLIGARALQGAGAAALLPLSLTLLAGSVSERLRPAAIGIWGGISGLGVALGPLIGGAVVEGWNWQAIFWLNVPLGVIAVPLVLLALPNSFGARVRADVVGLLLAAPGVLGVVWAIVRGNDAGWGSAEVLIPLIAGAVLLVAFVFWESRTSAPLLPLRLFRDRSFTVANLVGVTFSFGIFGAIFILIQFLQVVQGHTPLEAGVMTMPWTLAPMVVAPLTGLLSSRTGTRLPVVVGLTLLAVSMGWIALTLSATLPYSAMWPPFLLAGIGMGLVFAPSSTAVLANMRPADHAKASGTNSTLREVGVALGVAVLTAVFTGAGGTLTPTGYVDAAIPAVWVGAGVLGAAALISLALPGRRAAARAAAAPESAASALADAEPIPVLAD; this comes from the coding sequence ATGTCCGCTCCCCTCACCCGCGACGCCGGCGGCACGACCGCCCGGTCGCGGCGCATCCCGATCTGGCTGGCGATCGTCGCCGCCTCGCTGCCGATGTTCATGGCCACCCTCGACAACCTCGTCGTCACCAGCGCGCTGCCCGTGATCGCCAAAGACCTCAGCGCCTCCATCGAAGAGCTCCAGTGGGTGGTCAACGCGTACACCCTCACCTTCGCGACGCTCATGCTGATGGCCGTCGGTCTCGGAGACCGGCTCGGCCGCCGCTCCGTCTTCCTCGGCGGCATCGCGATCTTCACGCTCGCAAGCGCCGCCGCGGCCCTCTCGACCGAGCCGTGGCAGCTCATCGGCGCCCGTGCGCTCCAGGGCGCCGGCGCCGCGGCCCTCCTGCCGCTGTCGCTGACCCTGCTCGCCGGTAGCGTCAGCGAGCGTCTGCGTCCCGCCGCCATCGGCATCTGGGGCGGCATCTCCGGCCTCGGCGTCGCGCTCGGCCCGCTCATCGGTGGCGCCGTGGTCGAGGGATGGAACTGGCAGGCCATCTTCTGGCTCAACGTCCCGCTCGGCGTCATCGCCGTCCCGCTGGTGCTCCTCGCCCTGCCGAACAGCTTCGGAGCACGCGTCCGCGCCGATGTCGTCGGCCTGCTGCTCGCCGCCCCCGGTGTGCTCGGGGTCGTCTGGGCGATCGTCCGCGGCAACGACGCGGGATGGGGCAGCGCCGAAGTCCTGATCCCCCTGATCGCCGGCGCGGTCCTGCTCGTGGCGTTCGTCTTCTGGGAGTCGCGCACGTCGGCGCCGCTGCTGCCGCTCCGGCTGTTCCGCGACCGCAGCTTCACGGTGGCGAACCTCGTCGGTGTGACGTTCAGCTTCGGCATCTTCGGGGCGATCTTCATCCTCATCCAGTTCCTCCAGGTCGTGCAGGGCCACACCCCGCTCGAGGCTGGTGTGATGACCATGCCATGGACGCTCGCCCCGATGGTCGTCGCTCCGCTCACCGGCCTGCTGTCGTCGCGGACTGGGACGCGCCTTCCGGTGGTCGTCGGCCTGACCCTGCTCGCGGTGTCGATGGGCTGGATCGCTCTGACGCTGTCGGCGACGCTGCCCTACTCCGCGATGTGGCCCCCGTTCCTCCTGGCCGGCATCGGCATGGGCCTCGTCTTCGCCCCCAGCTCGACGGCCGTCCTCGCCAACATGCGGCCGGCCGACCACGCCAAGGCGTCCGGCACGAACTCCACACTCCGGGAGGTCGGGGTCGCCCTCGGCGTCGCCGTCCTGACCGCCGTGTTCACCGGCGCGGGCGGGACGCTCACTCCGACCGGATACGTGGATGCGGCGATCCCGGCCGTCTGGGTCGGCGCCGGGGTGCTCGGCGCCGCGGCCCTGATCTCGCTGGCGCTGCCGGGCCGCCGGGCAGCGGCCCGCGCCGCCGCCGCGCCGGAGTCGGCCGCCTCCGCCCTCGCCGACGCCGAGCCCATCCCCGTCCTCGCCGACTGA
- a CDS encoding MFS transporter: protein MTGANPAADRRPLWHGRAIALLGILLVAANLRTAVAALSPIFAEIRTEFDVSSIGVGLLGMLPPVCFAVFGLVAPTFTRRLSLEAVVVLALGVMLGGHLIRAAAPSFAVLAIGSAVTFAGMGVGNVLLPPLVKRYFPDRIGLVTSLYATIMSVSTLLPPLVAVPVADAAGWHVSVGMWAVVCALAILPWLRILITHRPAHPDPDVEVEKAQPAMAGRVWHSPLAWAMAVLFAVSSLNAYAMFAWLPEILHDVAGLTPIEAGALLSVYAGMGIPAGLLVPMLAARMRNVAWLIYAGVAFFVVGYLGLILAPGVATWLWVALAGLGPLLFPLCLVLINMRTRTHAGSVALSGFTQGLGYTLGALGPLAVGVLHQLTGSWTLALVVLTATALAAAAAGAVAARPKYLED, encoded by the coding sequence ATGACGGGCGCGAACCCGGCCGCCGACCGGCGGCCGCTCTGGCACGGGCGCGCGATCGCGCTGCTCGGCATCCTGCTGGTCGCGGCGAACCTCCGCACCGCCGTCGCCGCGCTGTCGCCGATCTTCGCCGAGATCCGCACCGAGTTCGACGTGTCGAGCATCGGCGTCGGACTGCTCGGGATGCTGCCGCCGGTGTGCTTCGCAGTGTTCGGCCTGGTCGCGCCGACCTTCACGCGGAGGCTGAGCCTCGAAGCCGTCGTCGTGCTCGCGCTCGGCGTCATGCTGGGCGGCCACCTCATCCGTGCGGCCGCCCCGTCGTTCGCGGTGCTGGCGATCGGGTCGGCGGTGACCTTCGCGGGCATGGGCGTCGGGAACGTGCTGCTGCCCCCGCTGGTCAAGCGGTACTTCCCCGACCGGATCGGGCTGGTCACCTCGCTGTACGCGACCATCATGTCGGTGTCGACGCTGCTGCCGCCGCTCGTCGCGGTGCCGGTGGCGGATGCGGCCGGATGGCACGTCTCCGTGGGGATGTGGGCCGTGGTCTGCGCGCTCGCGATCCTGCCGTGGCTGCGCATCCTCATCACCCACCGGCCGGCGCACCCGGACCCCGACGTGGAGGTCGAGAAGGCGCAGCCGGCGATGGCCGGCCGGGTCTGGCACTCGCCGCTGGCCTGGGCGATGGCCGTGCTGTTCGCCGTGTCGAGCCTCAACGCGTACGCGATGTTCGCCTGGCTTCCGGAGATCCTGCACGACGTGGCCGGGCTGACTCCGATCGAGGCGGGGGCGCTGCTGTCGGTGTATGCCGGGATGGGCATACCGGCGGGGCTGCTGGTTCCGATGCTGGCCGCGCGGATGCGGAACGTCGCCTGGCTGATCTACGCCGGCGTCGCGTTCTTCGTCGTCGGGTACCTCGGTCTCATCCTCGCGCCCGGCGTCGCGACGTGGCTGTGGGTGGCGCTGGCCGGGCTCGGGCCGCTGCTCTTCCCGCTGTGCCTCGTGCTGATCAATATGCGGACGCGGACGCACGCGGGGTCTGTCGCGCTCAGCGGGTTCACGCAGGGCCTCGGCTACACGCTCGGTGCGCTCGGCCCGCTGGCGGTCGGCGTGCTCCACCAGCTCACCGGCTCCTGGACGCTCGCCCTCGTGGTGCTGACCGCGACAGCCCTCGCGGCCGCCGCGGCCGGCGCCGTCGCCGCCCGCCCCAAGTACCTCGAAGACTGA
- a CDS encoding sugar-binding transcriptional regulator, protein MALNDSDEILAVKAAELYYEAGKTQDEIGVALNVSRWKVGRLLVAAREHGFVRIEIVHPSARRFSLERELCGFYGLMDAVVVPAAESDSEVQGRVAQAAADYLTTLRPVPRTLGVSWGRTLHAVAARLRPGWAVGVNPVQINGSVSSTRQATAAADTAVVIARKAQGTATLLPSPAIFEHAATRRAIEADRSVQSVLELARDASAYLFSAGVVDTSSVHVDSGYLSVEDVAALAEKGAVGDVVGRFITDDGQVADPELNSRTLGLSLDELRSARTSIAVIAGEAKHRVAHAVVASGLCTTLITDESTANDLLGRAAPGTTAP, encoded by the coding sequence GTGGCCCTGAACGATTCGGACGAGATCCTCGCCGTCAAAGCCGCGGAACTGTACTACGAGGCCGGCAAGACGCAGGACGAGATCGGTGTCGCCCTCAACGTCTCGCGCTGGAAGGTCGGCCGCCTGCTCGTCGCCGCCCGTGAGCACGGTTTCGTGCGCATCGAGATCGTGCACCCCAGCGCCCGCCGGTTCTCGCTCGAACGCGAGCTCTGCGGCTTCTACGGCCTGATGGATGCGGTCGTCGTGCCCGCGGCGGAGTCCGACTCCGAGGTGCAGGGCCGGGTGGCGCAGGCCGCCGCCGACTACCTGACCACGCTCCGTCCCGTCCCGCGCACCCTCGGCGTGAGCTGGGGCCGCACGCTCCACGCCGTCGCCGCACGCTTGCGGCCGGGCTGGGCCGTCGGGGTCAACCCCGTCCAGATCAACGGCAGCGTCTCGTCCACCCGCCAGGCCACCGCCGCCGCCGACACGGCCGTCGTGATCGCGCGCAAGGCGCAGGGCACCGCGACCCTGCTCCCGAGCCCGGCGATCTTCGAGCACGCCGCCACCCGCCGGGCGATCGAGGCCGACCGCTCGGTGCAGAGCGTCCTCGAACTCGCCCGCGACGCCAGCGCCTATCTGTTCAGCGCGGGCGTCGTCGACACCAGCTCCGTCCATGTCGACTCCGGCTATCTCTCGGTGGAGGATGTCGCCGCACTCGCCGAGAAGGGCGCGGTCGGCGACGTCGTCGGCCGCTTCATCACCGACGACGGACAGGTGGCCGACCCGGAGCTCAACTCGCGGACGCTGGGGCTCAGCCTCGACGAGCTCCGCTCGGCCCGCACCTCCATCGCCGTCATCGCCGGGGAGGCCAAGCACCGCGTCGCCCACGCCGTCGTCGCGAGCGGACTCTGCACCACGCTCATCACCGACGAATCCACCGCCAACGACCTGCTCGGGCGCGCGGCGCCCGGCACCACCGCTCCGTAG
- a CDS encoding aldehyde dehydrogenase family protein, whose protein sequence is MSFLEYAPAPESRSILNLRDQYGLFIDGEFVDGHGTPFQTISPATEERLATIATADSSDVDAAVAAARRAYDRVWSRMSGSDRGKYLFRIARLVQERARELAVAESLDNGKPIKESRDVDVPLVAAWFFYYAGWADKLEHAGLGPAPRALGVAAQVIPWNFPLLMLAWKIAPALAAGNTVVLKPAETTPLTALLFAEIVQQADLPAGVVNIVTGAGETGRDLVAHPDVNKVAFTGSTAVGREIARTVAGTSKKLTLELGGKAANIVFDDAPIDQAVEGIVNGIFFNQGHVCCAGSRLLVQESIHDEVVDRLKSRLSTLRLGDPLDKNTDIGAINSAEQLQRIRELSDIGEAEGAERWTADCEIPENGFWFAPTIFDNVSTSHRIAREEIFGPVLSVLTFRTPAEAIAKANNTPYGLSAGIWSEKGSRILAVADKLRAGVVWANTFNRFDPASPFGGYKESGYGREGGRHGLGAYLVPGRSLAPASPLRIPAVRPTRKGASK, encoded by the coding sequence ATGAGTTTCCTCGAATACGCACCGGCTCCCGAGTCGCGGTCGATCCTGAACCTGCGCGACCAGTACGGCCTGTTCATCGACGGCGAGTTCGTCGACGGGCACGGTACGCCGTTCCAGACCATCTCTCCCGCGACGGAGGAGCGCCTGGCGACCATCGCCACCGCCGACTCCTCCGATGTGGATGCGGCCGTCGCCGCCGCCCGCCGCGCCTACGACCGCGTCTGGTCGCGGATGAGCGGCAGCGACCGCGGCAAGTACCTCTTCCGCATCGCCCGGCTCGTCCAGGAGCGCGCCCGCGAGCTCGCCGTGGCCGAGAGCCTCGACAACGGAAAGCCGATCAAGGAGAGCCGGGATGTGGACGTCCCGCTCGTCGCCGCGTGGTTCTTCTATTACGCGGGATGGGCGGACAAGCTCGAGCACGCCGGCCTCGGCCCCGCGCCCCGCGCGCTCGGGGTCGCCGCGCAGGTGATCCCGTGGAACTTCCCGCTGCTGATGCTCGCGTGGAAGATCGCTCCGGCCCTGGCCGCGGGCAACACGGTCGTGCTGAAGCCGGCCGAGACGACCCCGCTGACCGCGCTGCTGTTCGCCGAGATCGTGCAGCAGGCCGACCTCCCGGCGGGTGTCGTGAACATCGTCACCGGCGCGGGGGAGACCGGGCGCGACCTGGTCGCCCACCCGGACGTGAACAAGGTCGCCTTCACCGGCTCCACCGCCGTCGGGCGCGAGATCGCCCGCACGGTCGCCGGAACGTCCAAGAAGCTGACGCTGGAGCTCGGCGGCAAGGCCGCCAACATCGTCTTCGACGACGCGCCCATCGACCAGGCGGTCGAGGGCATCGTCAACGGCATCTTCTTCAACCAGGGCCACGTCTGCTGTGCCGGAAGCCGCCTGCTGGTGCAGGAGAGCATCCACGACGAGGTCGTCGATCGGCTGAAGAGCCGCCTGTCGACGCTGCGCCTCGGCGACCCGCTCGACAAGAACACCGACATCGGCGCGATCAACTCGGCCGAGCAGCTGCAGCGCATCCGCGAACTGTCCGACATCGGAGAGGCGGAGGGTGCGGAGCGCTGGACGGCGGACTGCGAGATCCCCGAGAACGGCTTCTGGTTCGCGCCGACCATCTTCGACAACGTGTCGACCAGCCACCGGATCGCCCGCGAGGAGATCTTCGGCCCTGTGCTGTCGGTGCTGACCTTCCGCACACCGGCCGAGGCGATCGCAAAGGCGAACAACACGCCGTACGGGCTGTCGGCCGGTATCTGGTCCGAGAAGGGCAGCCGCATCCTGGCCGTTGCCGACAAGCTGCGGGCCGGCGTCGTCTGGGCCAACACCTTCAACCGCTTCGACCCCGCGAGCCCGTTCGGCGGCTACAAGGAGTCCGGCTACGGCCGCGAGGGCGGTCGCCACGGTCTGGGCGCGTACCTCGTGCCCGGCCGCTCGCTGGCGCCCGCGTCGCCGCTCCGCATCCCCGCCGTCCGCCCGACCCGCAAGGGAGCCTCCAAATGA
- the truB gene encoding tRNA pseudouridine(55) synthase TruB — MTGSGLILVDKPAGMTSHDVVSRVRRAAGTRKVGHAGTLDPMATGLLILGINSSTRLLTYIVGADKEYFATIRLGASSTTDDAEGELGEPAPRAALDAVTAEAIAAGMAELTGEIEQIPSSVSAIKVDGKRAYARVRAGEAVELKPRAVTVAEFELIGTRRDAGAIDLDVRVVCSSGTYIRSLARDLGAGLGVGGHLTALRRTRVGAYDVRDAHDLATLDAEAALIPAVDAAVRLFERLDLTEQQAIDLTHGRRIHVADREDGGGVPVAAVAPNGALIGLIEFRGKEARTLVNFPTDEAVGPA; from the coding sequence ATGACGGGCAGCGGTCTCATCCTCGTCGACAAGCCGGCGGGCATGACGAGCCACGACGTCGTCTCGCGCGTTCGGCGCGCGGCGGGAACCCGGAAGGTCGGGCATGCCGGGACGCTGGATCCGATGGCGACCGGGCTCCTCATCCTCGGCATAAACTCGTCCACGCGCCTGCTGACCTACATCGTCGGCGCCGACAAGGAGTACTTCGCGACCATCCGGCTCGGGGCGTCGTCGACGACCGACGATGCCGAGGGCGAGCTGGGGGAGCCGGCGCCGCGGGCCGCGCTCGACGCGGTGACCGCCGAGGCGATCGCCGCCGGGATGGCCGAGCTGACCGGCGAGATCGAGCAGATCCCCTCGTCCGTCAGCGCGATCAAGGTCGACGGCAAGCGCGCGTACGCCCGGGTGCGTGCGGGCGAAGCGGTGGAGCTGAAGCCGCGCGCGGTCACCGTCGCGGAGTTCGAGCTGATCGGCACCCGCCGTGACGCGGGCGCGATCGACCTGGACGTGCGGGTCGTCTGCTCCTCCGGGACGTACATCCGCTCGCTCGCCCGCGACCTCGGCGCCGGTCTCGGCGTCGGCGGTCACCTGACCGCGCTGCGGCGTACCCGAGTGGGCGCCTACGATGTGCGCGACGCCCACGACCTCGCTACGCTCGACGCGGAGGCCGCGCTGATCCCGGCGGTGGATGCGGCCGTCCGGCTGTTCGAGCGGCTCGACCTCACCGAGCAGCAGGCGATCGACCTCACCCACGGCCGTCGCATCCACGTCGCCGACCGGGAGGATGGCGGCGGTGTGCCGGTCGCGGCCGTCGCCCCGAACGGAGCGCTGATCGGACTCATCGAGTTCCGCGGAAAGGAAGCACGGACCCTGGTGAACTTCCCGACGGACGAAGCGGTCGGTCCCGCATGA
- a CDS encoding TetR/AcrR family transcriptional regulator — MTDKISERIPSAERREQILEAASRVFGERGYFGATTDQIAKAAGISQPYVVRMFGGKENLFVGVLSRSLDRLLVAFTRTLEEWKAEGSPAAPTGAVVADGTPVAGGHGEIGRRLGLAYVNLIEDRGLLLSLMQAFSMGQDPTIGAKARDGFLAIYRLLRDEAGFTPEQVRSFLAEGMLLNTLLGLRLPDEYGRDEAATELLECTFRTKLALVLDVAAESGGGVAVSSAASVPVATAKAQGA, encoded by the coding sequence GTGACAGACAAGATCAGCGAGAGGATCCCGTCGGCCGAGCGCCGCGAGCAGATCCTCGAAGCCGCCAGCCGCGTGTTCGGAGAGCGCGGCTACTTCGGCGCGACGACGGATCAGATCGCCAAGGCCGCGGGGATCAGCCAGCCCTACGTTGTGCGGATGTTCGGCGGCAAGGAGAACCTGTTCGTCGGCGTGCTCTCGCGGTCGCTCGACCGTCTGCTCGTCGCCTTCACCCGCACGCTGGAGGAGTGGAAGGCGGAGGGCTCGCCCGCTGCACCGACTGGCGCCGTCGTCGCGGACGGCACGCCCGTCGCCGGTGGACACGGCGAGATCGGCCGTCGCCTGGGCCTCGCGTATGTGAACCTGATCGAGGACCGCGGCCTGCTGCTGTCGCTGATGCAGGCGTTCAGCATGGGGCAGGACCCGACCATCGGCGCGAAGGCGCGCGACGGGTTCCTCGCGATCTACCGGCTGCTGCGCGACGAGGCCGGCTTCACGCCCGAGCAGGTGCGCTCCTTCCTCGCCGAGGGGATGCTGCTGAACACGCTCCTGGGGCTCCGGCTGCCCGACGAGTACGGCCGGGACGAGGCCGCGACGGAGCTGCTGGAGTGCACGTTCCGGACCAAGCTGGCGCTGGTGCTGGATGTCGCGGCCGAGAGCGGCGGAGGCGTCGCCGTGTCGTCCGCCGCCTCCGTGCCCGTGGCGACGGCGAAGGCTCAGGGCGCATGA